Proteins encoded within one genomic window of Scomber japonicus isolate fScoJap1 chromosome 16, fScoJap1.pri, whole genome shotgun sequence:
- the LOC128375412 gene encoding serine/threonine-protein kinase PAK 6, with amino-acid sequence MFRKKKKKRPEISAPKNFEHRVHTSFDAKRGCFVGLPTQWQSLIENLRRPRPMVDPSRITEVELRPKKTIVRGSMIGHGDYIAAMINDMSRLSVTSSNSLRKSSPSARKRAQSLGRLGEVNEGDTYQYEGLTQDEEDDEDVAHDQWRDKARNIHSETNTPYLGMKKSITLQLNGILPKAKSTYEVSVSSLEGPSQPAQHQNIQMPSHGSYMSSEVGSPQERVIWKRDFQLPRGMPPSQRPIACFYSPAMTVQPPHGDQGTVTTELRPNIPMYMHPQNSPGRPFSSYDLKAESTVRYHSGFLPTGTSSPLVSGIRPQRTVRSSASYTLGLSPNMGLRPNGPDPFLRHSGCPNPPYPRQDSPSQPRPSPTGSLATSPPGTCSPAFRPPQHPSPRPPPDPPKVTHEQFKAALQMVVDKGDPRSYLENFVKIGEGSTGVVCIATEKHSGRQVAVKMMDLRRQQRRELLFNEVVIMRDYQHRNVVEMFKSALVEEELWVIMEYLQGGALTNIVSETRLTEEQIATVCEAVLQALAYLHSQGVIHRDIKSDSILLTLDGRVKLSDFGFCAQISKDIPKRKSLVGTPYWMAPEVISKSPYGTEVDVWSMGIMVVEMVDGEPPYFSETPVAAMKRLRDEVAPTVRNVSQISPVLKDFLDRMLTRDPLERASATDLLEHPFLLQSGSPQCLVPLVEQYRKRMSRC; translated from the exons ATGTTTcgcaagaagaaaaagaagaggccTGAGATATCAGCGCCCAAGAACTTTGAGCACCGTGTCCACACCTCGTTTGATGCCAAACGTGGCTGCTTTGTGGGCCTGCCGACCCAATGGCAAAGCCTCATAGAGAACCTGCGCAGGCCCAGACCCATGGTAGACCCCTCCAGGATCACAGAGGTGGAACTGAGGCCAAAGAAG ACTATTGTACGTGGGAGCATGATCGGTCACGGAGACTACATCGCAGCCATGATCAATGACATGAGCCGCCTGTCTGTGACCAGTTCCAACTCTTTGAGAAAGAGCAGCCCCTCAGCCAGGAAGAGGGCTCAGTCTCTGGGAAGGCTGGGAGAGGTCAACGAGGGAGACACCTACCAGTACGAGGGCCTGACCCAGGACGAAGAGGATGACGAGGATGTGGCTCATGACCAGTGGAGGGACAAAGCCAGGAACATCCACAGTGAGACCAACACCCCCTATTTAGGCATGAAGAAGAGCATCACTCTGCAACTTAATGGGATCTTACCAAAGGCCAAGTCCACCTATGAAGTCAGCGTCAGCTCTCTGGAGGGACCCTCACAACCGGCTCAGCACCAGAACATCCAGATGCCAAGCCACGGCTCTTATATGAGCAGTGAGGTGGGCAGCCCTCAAGAGAGAGTGATATGGAAGAGAGATTTCCAGCTGCCCAGGGGAATGCCACCAAGTCAAAGACCTATAGCGTGTTTCTACAGCCCAGCTATGACTGTACAACCGCCACATGGAGATCAAGGCACAGTCACCACAGAGCTCCGGCCCAACATACCGATGTACATGCACCCCCAGAACAGCCCAGGGAGGCCGTTCTCCTCCTATGACCTGAAA GCAGAGTCGACAGTAAGGTACCACTCCGGCTTCCTGCCCACTGGCACCAGCAGTCCTCTTGTGAGTGGCATTAGACCCCAGCGGACTGTGCGCTCTTCAGCTAGCTACACCCTGGGCCTGTCTCCTAACATGGGACTGAGACCCAATGGGCCGGACCCTTTCCTCAGACACTCTGGATGCCCCAATCCTCCTTATCCCCGGCAGGACAGCCCATCCCAACCTCGACCCTCCCCTACAGGCTCGCTGGCCACTAGTCCTCCAGGCACCTGTTCCCCTGCTTTCAGACCTCCACAACACCCTTCACCCAGACCACCGCCAGACCCACCAAAGGTGACCCATGAACAGTTCAAAGCTGCCCTGCAGATGGTGGTAGACAAGGGCGATCCACGCTCTTACCTAGAGAACTTTGTGAAGATTGGGGAGGGTTCGACGGGGGTGGTGTGTATTGCTACAGAGAAGCACAGTGGCAGGCAGGTGGCAGTGAAGATGATGGACCTGCGGCGGCAGCAGAGGAGGGAGTTGCTTTTTAATGAG GTGGTAATCATGAGGGACTATCAGCACAGAAACGTGGTGGAAATGTTTAAGTCCGccctggtggaggaggagctcTGGGTTATCATGGAGTACCTGCAGGGTGGTGCGCTAACCAACATTGTGTCTGAGACCAG GCTGACTGAAGAGCAGATTgccacagtgtgtgaagctgtcCTGCAAGCCCTGGCCTATCTCCATTCACAGGGTGTCATCCACAGAGACATCAAGAGTGACTCTATACTCCTCACATTAGACGGAAGG GTCAAGCTTTCAGACTTTGGCTTCTGTGCCCAGATCAGTAAGGACATCCCCAAGAGGAAATCTCTGGTGGGAACACCCTATTGGATGGCCCCAGAAGTCATTTCCAAATCACCATATGGCACTGAG GTGGATGTTTGGTCCATGGGTATCATGGTGGTGGAGATGGTGGATGGAGAGCCCCCGTACTTCAGTGAAACTCCTGTTGCAGCTATGAAAAGACTGAGGGATGAAGTGGCTCCTACTGTTCGAAATGTCAGCCAG ATCTCCCCAGTTCTAAAAGATTTCCTGGACCGTATGCTGACTCGGGACCCCCTAGAGCGGGCCAGTGCCACTGACCTGCTGGAGCACCCCTTCTTGCTGCAGAGTGGTTCACCTCAGTGCCTGGTCCCGCTGGTGGAGCAGTATCGTAAGCGCATGTCCCGCTGCTGA
- the LOC128375413 gene encoding uncharacterized protein LOC128375413, translated as MMRPKDLRQGSGTKTFLDAMHGGKVHLARFILDALDGRIVNSKTENSRTPLIYAVCLQDPGTRAKFTRLLLEKGAHVNCQDEDGRTALSHACEMGHLDVVKLLVQFNADPDISDAWGNSALMYAAFSGHSQILEFLVRAFKRLGLRLDRTNNAGHSAIEVANFFGHNQCVQILNFPCRRSVGTDDPLADAGTNGDGECRLPNRLPRHIVERFSKQLNNNEDQLPGVFQRQLKIGDSSGMWNRFRCPRSQSQEDNHYNSWALPTQLEKSQIEGDHSVSFTAKQLQNCQLRDVRGAKTLNPLPEPSQKDVHRDTRLQEKTSESFPFWGKAKSFNLDLLSSRKQSYQGDVRDMSLSASKLKRASLQDERCLIDKIECQGNIRDLTNTADKTVSVSKPLFNGKSQPVRALEENAKSQKEEANDIVASSKREQHKRGSFGPTGRHNKLLFARGEMESGKIPSRTPGFMGLGTRLLRRFTAPEFMRMVIDCSPGSSNGRGRMSRSETFPLSHTHQQVNSQPSVDSISGVKCEFESSSSQSTLD; from the coding sequence ATGATGCGACCAAAAGATTTACGGCAGGGCTCTGGCACCAAGACTTTCCTAGATGCCATGCATGGGGGTAAAGTTCACCTCGCGCGCTTCATCCTAGATGCCTTGGATGGACGCATCGTCAACTCTAAGACAGAAAACAGCCGAACCCCTCTTATCTATGCTGTCTGCCTACAAGACCCTGGGACCAGGGCCAAGTTCACTCGGCTGCTGCTGGAAAAAGGGGCCCATGTCAACTGTCAGGATGAGGATGGTCGCACAGCCCTGAGTCACGCTTGTGAGATGGGTCACCTGGATGTGGTCAAACTTCTAGTTCAGTTCAATGCAGATCCAGACATCTCTGACGCCTGGGGTAACAGCGCTCTGATGTATGCTGCCTTTTCTGGGCACAGCCAGATTCTGGAGTTCCTGGTTCGGGCTTTCAAAAGACTGGGACTGAGGCTAGACAGAACTAATAATGCTGGTCACTCAGCCATTGAGGTGGCCAACTTCTTTGGACACAACCAGTGTGTGCAGATTCTGAACTTTCCTTGCAGAAGGAGCGTGGGCACTGATGATCCACTTGCTGATGCAGGCACCAATGGAGACGGAGAGTGTCGGCTGCCCAACAGGCTCCCTAGGCACATCGTGGAGAGGTTCTCCAAGCAGCTGAATAACAATGAAGACCAACTGCCTGGGGTATTTCAGAGACAGCTGAAGATTGGGGATAGCAGTGGGATGTGGAACCGCTTCAGGTGTCCCAGGAGCCAGTCTCAAGAGGACAACCATTACAACAGCTGGGCTCTGCCTACTCAACTTGAGAAAAGCCAGATCGAGGGGGATCACAGTGTTAGCTTCACTGCCAAACAACTGCAAAACTGCCAGCTTAGAGATGTAAGAGGGGCTAAAACACTGAATCCTCTGCCTGAGCCAAGCCAGAAAGATGTCCACCGAGACACCAGACTCcaagaaaaaacatctgaaagttTTCCTTTCTGGGGAAAAGCAAAGTCATTTAACCTGGACCTTCTGAGCAGCAGAAAGCAATCCTATCAGGGTGATGTGCGTGACATGAGCCTGTCAGCCAGCAAATTAAAGAGAGCCTCACTACAGGATGAGAGATGCCTGATAGACAAGATAGAATGTCAAGGGAACATCCGGGACCTGACAAACACCGCTGACAAAACTGTCTCAGTGTCGAAACCTCTTTTTAACGGCAAGAGTCAGCCTGTGAGAGCACTTGAGGAGAATGCAAAATCACAGAAAGAAGAGGCTAATGACATAGTTGCATCAAGCAAGAGAGAGCAGCACAAGAGGGGAAGCTTTGGCCCCACCGGCAGACACAACAAACTGCTGTTTGCAAGAGGGGAGATGGAGTCAGGGAAGATCCCCAGTCGCACGCCAGGGTTCATGGGCCTGGGGACCAGACTGCTGCGTCGATTCACCGCACCAGAGTTCATGAGGATGGTGATAGACTGCTCACCAGGCTCTTCAAATGGCAGAGGGCGGATGTCCCGCTCCGAaaccttccctctctctcacacacatcagCAGGTCAACAGCCAGCCGAGCGTTGACAGCATCAGTGGGGTGAAGTGTGAGTTTGAAAGCTCCTCGTCTCAGTCCACCCTCGATTAG